The genomic stretch TATAATAAAGAATTTTGATATTTTGAGCAAGCTTTATAGTTCAATATAAAACAAAAATGAGTTACAACATCGACAATTACCGAAGATGCTCATGATTTTGTTGCCAGACAGATACAAATGGATAAGGGTTTACCCATTCTCCGTTTGGCAGTTCGATGCCAAAGTGTAAGTGGTCTGGCGTTGTTAAAGCATCACCTGAATGGCCTAAGGTACCCAAAGAATCTCCCTTTTTGACTTTTTGACCCATTATAAGCTTAGGGTCGATGGTTTGCAGATGAGCATAGTAATAGTAATTACCATCCTCTCCTCGAACACCAACTCGTTCCCCTCCCAGTCGATTCCAACCTAACTTTTCAATTACACCGTCGCTGACACTGACAACGGGGAGCCCTTCCGCCCCAAAAATATCAGTTCCCTCATGGTGACGGATCCCGCCTTCCCTGTCCGCGCCAAAAGTATCAACAAACCAAACTTCACCAATCACCGGAAAAACAAAACGATTTGGCTCATAGAGAGGATGAGTTAAAAGAACCTCTCGACGCCGGAGTAGTTGCTTGATCGTTTCTTTTTTAATCTGTATAACCTCATTCTGCCAAGCTAAATCTTCAAAAGAAATGCCTTGCTCAAGCTGCCTGATGAGGTAGGCCTGCTCTGTTTCCGCGACTGTACTTCTCAGAGCAATTAGATCAGCCCAGCCCGTCGCTGACAGGTTTTGGCCTTCCTTTTGGGAGTGCAAAATGAGATGAGCTGATAAATTAGTAAGGTAAGGATAGATATCTGAAGAAATCCTGGGAGGCATATGTAAGCCTTTCCATAAAGATAAGCTGATCACCACGACAACTACGGCCTTTATAATTAACATCCAAAACCTTCCTCGAGCCTTGAATCTCTTGCGAAATCTCATTCACCTCTCCCCCTCTCTACAATTAGTATGGGGAGAGAGCTCGGGTTAGAAGTATTACTAAGGCTGTAGCGGGTCAGCAGGTGTGTAAATTACTTGACCCGTCTGAATAGTAGAATCCGTGAGTTGATTAAATTCCATAATTTTTAGAACAAGTGTACGGGTATCAATTTGTAGGCCAGTGTTTTCGGCCAAGGACCAGAGCGTATCACCGGATTGAACAATTTGGGGTTGAAAGGTTAGGGCTTCTACCTTACTATTTGCTTGATTCCAATCCCAGACAAACCATCCCATCCCTCCAAAAATAACGAAAAAAAGTAATAAATATGAACAAAATTGCCGTTGTAGTTTTCTCATGCGGTAATTTCTATAATTCCGGTAATGGCGTATTGAAGAAGTGCAAGTACTCATAATGAATAATCCTCCTTAATGTTCCCTTAAAACAGAATAGACCGAACATAAGTTCTTGAGAACAGTATAAAGGAGAAAGTGTTATTTAGTCAATAGTCTTTCGAACATTTGTTTGCATCAAAATGAATTTAATGGTACAATAGGTGCATAAATACATAGGGGGGATTGGATGTATCTTGATTTATCACAAAGACAAACTGATATTTTAGAGTTTATAAAACGGGTTATTCGCGAAAAAGGCTACCCTCCCTCCGTCCGCGAAATCGGCGATGCTGTGGGCTTGATGTCGAGTTCGACTGTCCATGGTCATCTACAAACTCTCGAAGAAAAAGGATACATACGCCGTGATCCAACAAAGCCTCGGGCTATTGAGATATTGGGCAGTGATGCGGATGAAAAGCGAACAGTTTTTGTGCCGATTATCGGTCGAGTTACAGCTGGTCAACCCATCTTAGCTGAAGAAAACATCGAAGATACGTTCCCTCTCCCTGTTGATTTAGTAAACTCTGATACGGTTTTTATGCTCAGAGTTAAAGGAGAAAGCATGATCGATGCCGGAATCATGGATGGGGATCTTATCTTAGTTCGACAACAGCAAGTTGCCCGCAATGGTGAGATAGTCGTTGCTATGATTGGTGAAGAAGCTACAGTTAAACGCTTCTATAAGGAAAAAACTTTGATTCGACTACAACCCGAAAATCAATACATGGAACCCATTTATTCTCAAGACGTCGTCGTTTTAGGGAAAGTGATTGGGGTATTTCGTCTTTTGCATTAATTTCACATTTCTTATTTAATGAAAAACAGACACAAAAGAGGGGTTATGGCCTTCTTTTGTGTCTGTTTTTTATCCCATTTATACTATTGGAGACTACCTTAAACCGATATTTTCCTTGAACGACTATCTTTAAAGCGCTCAAAGCCTAATTCAATCAAACGAGTGATCAGTTCAGAGTATGGAATTCCGCTCGCTTCCCAAAGCTTAGGATACATGGAAATTTGGGTGAAGCCAGGCATAGTATTGATTTCATTGATATAGATCTGATTATCTTTGGTAACGAAGAAATCCACTCGACTTAATCCACAGGCTTCAACGGCGTGGAAGGCTTGCACAGCTTTTTCTTGTAGACTGCTGACCACTTGGGGATCAAGTACTGCAGGAATCACTAAGCGTGAGCCGGTATCGATGTATTTGGCTTCATAATCATAAAAGTCCTTAGAGGGAAGAATCTCTCCGGGGACACTGGCCTGAGCCTCATCATTGCCAAGTACACTGAGCTCAATTTCTCGACCGATGATGTTTTTCTCAACCACAATTTTGCGGTCGTATTCAGCTGCTAATTTAAGTGCTTTAAGTAGTTCTTCAGGACTGTTTGCCTTAGATATACCTACACTGGAGCCCAAATTGGCTGGTTTAACAAAGCAAGGATAGCCAAGGGATTGTTCAATACTTTTAAGTACTTTTTCCATGTTTTTATGCAGTGTTTCTCTGAGGATGGTGAGATACGGAGCTTGTGGCAGGCCGGCTTGGGTAAAAACCGCCTTCATGCGGTCTTTATCCATCCCTAAAGCTGAGCCTAGGACCCCTGAGCCTGCGTAGGGAACATTTGCCATTTCAAATAATCCTTGGATTGTACCATCTTCGCCGAATGGTCCGTGCAGGACGGGGAAAATGAAGTCAAACTTCCCGTTGTGAGGAAGTTGACTACCATCTAAGGCTATAAAGTGTGGATTAGAGGGGTCATGAATGAGATTAACTTGAATACCGTGAATAGACGAATCGCTTTGCCAATCTACGGGGTTTACTCCCCAGTGCCATTGACCGGATTTGGAAATTCCGATGGTTTGAACTTCGTATTTTTCAGAATCTATTGCTTTGAGTACAGATGTAGCAGAATTCAGAGAGACCTCGTGTTCTCCGGATTGTCCTCCAAAGAGAAGAACTATTCTTTGCCTTGTCATGATATGTACCCATCCTCTCTGCTGGCATTTTTAATTCTCTATACTATATGCAAATTGCTAAAAAAGCTACTATATCATTATTCAATATCAATCAAGCAATTATCAATCATCAATCAATAGCTTAATCAATTGCTCCGAAACGGTTCAAGGGCCAATAACGAAATAACGTCATTCCGGAGATGTTTTCAATGGGTAAAAAGCCCCATTCCCGAGAATCGGCACTGTTATTTCTGTTATCTCCCATGACAAATACTGAGCCATCCGGAACGACTAGGGGCTCAATAGTTTTGATCTGAGGTTCCATAACATAGGGCTCATCGATGGGCTTACCATTGATATAGGTTTTGTGTTTATTAATCTCAATGGTATCTCCCGGTAAGGCCACTATACGTTTGATAAAATCATCGGAGGAGTGTGCACTTGAAGGCGGATGGAAAACAATAATATCGCCTCGTTCGAATTCCCCAAAATATTTAAAGAATAGCTTATCAACGATCACGCGATCTTGCAATTGGATGGTTGTAAGCATGGATCCGGTAGGAATAATTCTTGCCTCTAATACATAGGTGCGAATTAACCATGATAGAGCAAAGGCGATAATGACTATTTCAACAATCTCAAGAACAAATTTTAGGGTGCTTTTCCCGGGTTTATGCAGGATTTTATCTATATAGCGTTCATTTTCCACACTGTACACCTCACTTTAGTAATCCTTGTTCCCAAAGCCTCTGTGCCGCTAAGATATTGCCAAATTTGACGTAGTACAAGGAAACTCCTCCTTGTTGGTAGACAATATAGGGTTCGCGCATGGGCCCATCAGCAGAGAATTCGCTGGTTGCCCCTTGGATAAAGGTCCCTCCGGCCATGATGACTTCATCCTCATAGCCCGGCATTCCCGAGGGGATGGGTAATACATGACTGTCAATGGGAGATCCTTTCTGGAAGCCCTGGCAAAAAGCAATCATGCGTTCGCGCGAATTAAGTTTAACAGCCTGAATAAGATCTGTACGCGGGACTTCCGGCATCGGGTTGACCTCGAAGCCTAAAGCCTGCCAAAAGGCCGCAGAAAAAATGGCACCACGAATAGACTCGCTGACCGTCAACGGGCTAAAGAATAGTCCTTGGAAAAAAGGTAGCTGCCACTGGAGAGTGGCTCCTACTTCTCCGCCAATCCCCGGAGCTGTCAAGCGGTAAGCTGCTTGTTCGACTAATTCCTTTTTGCCGGCGATATATCCTCCGGTGGGTGCTAAGCTTCCACCCAGATTCTTAATCAGGGAACCGGCAAAAAGATCGACCCCAACATCCCCGGGCTCACTTTTCTCGACAAGCTCACCATAGCAATTGTCAACAAAGATAATGAGTTGAGGATAATTTTGGCGAACAAAACTCACGAATTCGGCAATTTGTTCCATATTAAGAGAGTTGCGCCAAGCATAACCTCGCGAACGCTGCATAATTAACATTTTTGTATTCGGCTTTAGAGCCTGCACTAACAGGTCATTTTGAATATTTCCCGATTCATCAAGGGGAATCGAGTCATAGGATATTCCGAAATCCTTCAAACTTCCCTGCCCTGTTCCACGGATCCCGATGACCTCTTCTAGTGTATCATAAGGGTCACCTGTGACGGAAATAAAATGATCGCCAGGTCTTAGGACACCGAACAAAGCAGCTGCTATAGCATGAGTACCTGAGACAAATTGTCCCCGTACCAGAGCCGATTCTGTCCCGAGGATGCGTGCCATAACCCGATCCAAGGTTTCCTTGCCGCTATCTCCGAGACCGTACCCGGTCGTTCCTTGTAAATGATAGGTAGATACTCTTTCCTTCTGAAAGGCTTCAAGAACTTTGGCGTGATTATACTCAGCGATCTCCAGAATAGAGTGCTCCTGTTGTTGCAAAAGCTGTTCGGCTATAGTTTTGGCATTTTGTATTTGACTCGGTAAATGATCCAAAAACAATGGTGAAACCTCCTAGTTCGTTTCATCCTTATCCACTGAAAGGAGCTCAAGGACCTTATTCCATACAGGTTCCAGGGTGCTGTCTTGAGTTAAGGACATGGGAATAGGATGGGATAATTCTTGAGCTAAACGATTTAAATCCGAGGGATGACTGATTTTATCGGTTTTATTAAGCAAAGTTATACGCGGCTTATTGCTGCATTCCAGCTGCCCCAAGATGCCGTGAACCGTATCGGCGCGTTCCAAGGCTCGAGGATGGCTGGCATCCAAGACGTGGATCAGAATGTCGGCATTTTGAACTTCTTCAAGGGTAGCAAGAAAAGCATGAAGCAGTTGATGTGGTAGCTTTTGAATAAATCCAACCGTATCACTAAGTAAGATATGGGTAGTTTGGTTGAGTTTAATCCCCCGTACGATCGGATCGAGGGTCGCAAATAGCTTGTCCTCTCCTTGAATAGCCTCCCCTTTGGAACGGGTCTGTTCCATAGCCTTTTGCAGTAAGGTAGTTTTTCCTGCGTTCGTGTATCCCACTAGAGCAATTAAAGGGATGCCGCTTTTTTCTCTCTGGCGCCTTTGCGTAGTGCGGACTTTGCGGATTTCAATCAGTTCAGCTTCAAGTAGATTGATCTTTTTTCGCACCCTACGTTTATCCATTTCGAGCTTAGATTCTCCGGGACCACGCGTCCCAACTCCCCCTCCCAATCGAGAAAGATTGATACCCTGACCGGAAAGACGTGGTAATAGATGCTTGAGCTGAGCCAATTCTACCTGGAGCTTCCCTTCTCTTGACTTGGCACGTAGGGCAAAAATATCTAAGATTAGGGTGGTACGGTCCAGAACCTTGATACCCGTGGCCTGCTCTAAAGTTCGTTGCTGGACAGGTAGAAGTTCATCATCACAAATGAGAACATTCGCCCCACTATCTTGTAGATGTTGTGTTAATTCTTGTAATTTCCCTTTGCCGAGATAGCTGACAGGGCTGCCAAAGCGCTTAGGTTGAAGAAGCTTGCCGACCACCTCAACCCCGGCCGTTAAAGCCAGCTCGGCAAGCTCGGATAGCAGTTCATAACCGGGATCTTCGTCCTCCAGAGCCACTAAGAAAGCCTTCTCCTGGTCGCTGATTTTCAAGACCGGGCTAGCCGGACGGGAACGAAAATCGTTGACGGAAGTATCGTAGGAGAAACTTCTAAATTCCTTCGGAGTTAAGTTAAGGATTTCATGCCCGGAATCTCCTGGAAAGGCAATTTCTACCCCTGTGATTTGGCCGTTTTTAACCCCTAAACTACTCATGCTTTCTAAGCCCGTAGAGCTTAAAGCGCTTAAGTCCATGGAGCTGAGATGCTCATTCCCGCTAGGGTGAGTATGGATACAACGCAAACGACCCGCCTGGCGAGCGGGTAAAGGAGGTAGCTTAACGGTAGCATGTTGGCCGACGGCTACTGCAATGACAATCCCCGAACGGTTAATATACAGCGCAATCTCTTTATTCCATTGACTGGTTAGCTTGCAAATACCTTCTAATAAATCAAAATGGATAAGCCCCGGACGTTCTGTCCGGAGCAAAGTCAATTCTTTAAGATCCTTAAGCTGGGTTCCACGGATTCCAGCGATATCACCTAGAATATCCATTTGAACCTCCGTATTTTGATGAAATTCTGCTTGTTATTTTAAGTCCTCTTCCTCCAAACTTAAGTCACAAGGTAAAATTCGAATCAACTCTTCACGGGAAGATGAGGATTTTTGATAGAGTCGTACAGCCTGTTTGCGAATCGTTTTTTCGACCATGTTGCGAACCAAGCGGGCGTTTCCGGCATAAGGATGAGAGTTCAGTAACCCTTGCAGCATAAAGCGAAAGGCATTCCGAGCTTCGGGTGTAAATTCGTATTGACGAGCTTTCAGCATGGAATCGCCAATACTTAAAAGTTCATCGATTGTATAGTCCGGAAAATCAATATGAATCGGGAAGCGTGACCTGAGTCCGGGATTGGTCTGTAAAAACCATTCCATCTCATGTTTATAGCCGGCTAGTATCAAGATGAGCTCATTTTTATGATCTTCCATGGCCTTGACGAGCGCATCAATAGCCTCTTTGCCAAAATCCTTTTCGCCACCACGAGCTAAAGAGTAGGCTTCATCAATAAAAAGGACGCCCCCCAATGCTTTCTTGACCTGATCGCGTGTTTTCTGTGCAGTATGACCTATGTATTCTCCCACCAGATCGGCTCGCTCACATTCAATAATATGCCCCTTTTGGAGGACTTCCATCTCTCTGAATAGCTTACCGATTAGTCGGGCAACCGTGGTTTTCCCGGTTCCAGGGTTTCCTCGAAAAATCATATGGAGGACTAGGGGTTCGGCTGTTAGCTTTTCACGTGTTCGCCGTTTTTGGATTTCTATATAGGCTTGGATTTCATTAATAAGTCGTTTAACTGTAGTTAAGCCTACCAAAGCATCCAATTCGGCAAGGATTTCAGCTATATCCTTATTTTCAGCTGCATTATGTATTACCTTTCGTCCACGCTGGGGTTCTTGGATTGAATCCGCTCCCGAGGTAAGGGGTTGGACCAGTGAAGTTTGAACGATTGGAGGTTGGTTCTTTTCTGGTCGAAAGGTAATACGAATTGCCATAAGATGTGACACCTCCCGTCTTTACTACTATACGCAACAAGACGGGAAAGGTGTCCTAAAATTTATCAACTCATTTTGCGCTATTGGAAGATAAGGATTTAGCATAGCGTACTCGAGCGTTTTTATCCAGATACTTTTTGCGTAACCGAATACTTTTGGGAGTTACCTCCACCAATTCATCATCATCAATATATTCCAAAGCTTGTTCTAGAGTAAAGATCTTCGCTTTTTCTAAGCGCAAAGCCTCTTCGGAATTACTGGCGCGCATATTGGTCACGTGCTTTTTCCTGGCTACATTCACTTCAATATCTTGTTCACGATTGCTTTCGCCAACAATCATTCCCTCGTAAATCTTGGTTCCTGGCTCAATGAAGGTCATGCCACGTTCTTGAGCGGAATGAAGTCCATAAGTTGTAGCTTCTCCCGTTTCAAAGGCGATCAAGACTCCGCGACTTCTGCCGGGGATGTCTCCTTTATAAGGCTCGTAGCCATTAAAGACATGGCTCATAATCCCTTCACCGCGTGTTTCGGTTAGGAAATCGCCTCGGAAACCAATGAGACCCCGAGCGGGAACTTTGAATTCCACACGCATTTGTGTTTGAGATATGTGGGCCATATTGACCATTTCAGCTTTCCGTTTACCCAACAGATCGATCACTGTACCCATGGCAGTTTCGGGAATATCACAAATCAGA from Desulfitobacterium dichloroeliminans LMG P-21439 encodes the following:
- a CDS encoding M23 family metallopeptidase, translating into MRFRKRFKARGRFWMLIIKAVVVVVISLSLWKGLHMPPRISSDIYPYLTNLSAHLILHSQKEGQNLSATGWADLIALRSTVAETEQAYLIRQLEQGISFEDLAWQNEVIQIKKETIKQLLRRREVLLTHPLYEPNRFVFPVIGEVWFVDTFGADREGGIRHHEGTDIFGAEGLPVVSVSDGVIEKLGWNRLGGERVGVRGEDGNYYYYAHLQTIDPKLIMGQKVKKGDSLGTLGHSGDALTTPDHLHFGIELPNGEWVNPYPFVSVWQQNHEHLR
- a CDS encoding LysM peptidoglycan-binding domain-containing protein produces the protein MGWFVWDWNQANSKVEALTFQPQIVQSGDTLWSLAENTGLQIDTRTLVLKIMEFNQLTDSTIQTGQVIYTPADPLQP
- the lexA gene encoding transcriptional repressor LexA, with translation MYLDLSQRQTDILEFIKRVIREKGYPPSVREIGDAVGLMSSSTVHGHLQTLEEKGYIRRDPTKPRAIEILGSDADEKRTVFVPIIGRVTAGQPILAEENIEDTFPLPVDLVNSDTVFMLRVKGESMIDAGIMDGDLILVRQQQVARNGEIVVAMIGEEATVKRFYKEKTLIRLQPENQYMEPIYSQDVVVLGKVIGVFRLLH
- a CDS encoding D-alanine--D-alanine ligase, whose translation is MTRQRIVLLFGGQSGEHEVSLNSATSVLKAIDSEKYEVQTIGISKSGQWHWGVNPVDWQSDSSIHGIQVNLIHDPSNPHFIALDGSQLPHNGKFDFIFPVLHGPFGEDGTIQGLFEMANVPYAGSGVLGSALGMDKDRMKAVFTQAGLPQAPYLTILRETLHKNMEKVLKSIEQSLGYPCFVKPANLGSSVGISKANSPEELLKALKLAAEYDRKIVVEKNIIGREIELSVLGNDEAQASVPGEILPSKDFYDYEAKYIDTGSRLVIPAVLDPQVVSSLQEKAVQAFHAVEACGLSRVDFFVTKDNQIYINEINTMPGFTQISMYPKLWEASGIPYSELITRLIELGFERFKDSRSRKISV
- the lepB gene encoding signal peptidase I; the encoded protein is MENERYIDKILHKPGKSTLKFVLEIVEIVIIAFALSWLIRTYVLEARIIPTGSMLTTIQLQDRVIVDKLFFKYFGEFERGDIIVFHPPSSAHSSDDFIKRIVALPGDTIEINKHKTYINGKPIDEPYVMEPQIKTIEPLVVPDGSVFVMGDNRNNSADSREWGFLPIENISGMTLFRYWPLNRFGAID
- a CDS encoding aminotransferase class I/II-fold pyridoxal phosphate-dependent enzyme gives rise to the protein MFLDHLPSQIQNAKTIAEQLLQQQEHSILEIAEYNHAKVLEAFQKERVSTYHLQGTTGYGLGDSGKETLDRVMARILGTESALVRGQFVSGTHAIAAALFGVLRPGDHFISVTGDPYDTLEEVIGIRGTGQGSLKDFGISYDSIPLDESGNIQNDLLVQALKPNTKMLIMQRSRGYAWRNSLNMEQIAEFVSFVRQNYPQLIIFVDNCYGELVEKSEPGDVGVDLFAGSLIKNLGGSLAPTGGYIAGKKELVEQAAYRLTAPGIGGEVGATLQWQLPFFQGLFFSPLTVSESIRGAIFSAAFWQALGFEVNPMPEVPRTDLIQAVKLNSRERMIAFCQGFQKGSPIDSHVLPIPSGMPGYEDEVIMAGGTFIQGATSEFSADGPMREPYIVYQQGGVSLYYVKFGNILAAQRLWEQGLLK
- the hflX gene encoding GTPase HflX; translated protein: MDILGDIAGIRGTQLKDLKELTLLRTERPGLIHFDLLEGICKLTSQWNKEIALYINRSGIVIAVAVGQHATVKLPPLPARQAGRLRCIHTHPSGNEHLSSMDLSALSSTGLESMSSLGVKNGQITGVEIAFPGDSGHEILNLTPKEFRSFSYDTSVNDFRSRPASPVLKISDQEKAFLVALEDEDPGYELLSELAELALTAGVEVVGKLLQPKRFGSPVSYLGKGKLQELTQHLQDSGANVLICDDELLPVQQRTLEQATGIKVLDRTTLILDIFALRAKSREGKLQVELAQLKHLLPRLSGQGINLSRLGGGVGTRGPGESKLEMDKRRVRKKINLLEAELIEIRKVRTTQRRQREKSGIPLIALVGYTNAGKTTLLQKAMEQTRSKGEAIQGEDKLFATLDPIVRGIKLNQTTHILLSDTVGFIQKLPHQLLHAFLATLEEVQNADILIHVLDASHPRALERADTVHGILGQLECSNKPRITLLNKTDKISHPSDLNRLAQELSHPIPMSLTQDSTLEPVWNKVLELLSVDKDETN
- a CDS encoding AAA family ATPase; the encoded protein is MAIRITFRPEKNQPPIVQTSLVQPLTSGADSIQEPQRGRKVIHNAAENKDIAEILAELDALVGLTTVKRLINEIQAYIEIQKRRTREKLTAEPLVLHMIFRGNPGTGKTTVARLIGKLFREMEVLQKGHIIECERADLVGEYIGHTAQKTRDQVKKALGGVLFIDEAYSLARGGEKDFGKEAIDALVKAMEDHKNELILILAGYKHEMEWFLQTNPGLRSRFPIHIDFPDYTIDELLSIGDSMLKARQYEFTPEARNAFRFMLQGLLNSHPYAGNARLVRNMVEKTIRKQAVRLYQKSSSSREELIRILPCDLSLEEEDLK